In one window of Astyanax mexicanus isolate ESR-SI-001 chromosome 18, AstMex3_surface, whole genome shotgun sequence DNA:
- the tsku gene encoding tsukushi isoform X1 yields the protein MVGRHAALPLALSADSTQAFSHSAAALRKSYSARESTMVAFLCLTLSSLLALATAGEVKNCHPQCRCEVESYGLFDSFSLTKVDCSGVGPGTAPVPIPLDTSHLDLSDNSISSITDSMLSGPGYTTLVSLDLSNNLISKVSPQAFSKLRYLETLDLSQNALESLGDGCFSGLPLADVDLSDNRMQVFNLDLFTTRGQETPIAVDLSNNLLTAVSRNPQSHAPFIKSLALAGNRLRMVPKLAGIPLQYLSLDGNLITSIEQGAFEEMKDLVYLSLSGLTELSTIQPGSFRGLRNLQVLDLSNNPQLKGVSPVMFSGLTSLQELNLSKSVETPLPVTVFDHMPSIKSLTLGPNMHCWKTHKPGQFHRQIGQAKANDILTCDVAGIVL from the exons ATGGTGGGCAGACACGCAGCATTACCGTTAGCGCTTAGCGCCGACAGCACTCAAGCATTCAGCCATTCAGCCGCGGCTTTAAGGAAGAGCTACTCCGCCCGAGAG AGCACCATGGTGGCCTTCCTGTGCCTCACCCTGTCCTCTCTGCTGGCTCTGGCGACTGCAGGAGAGGTGAAGAACTGCCACCCACAGTGCCGATGTGAGGTGGAGAGCTACGGCCTGTTCGACAGCTTCAGTTTGACCAAGGTGGACTGCAGCGGCGTGGGTCCAGGAACTGCTCCCGTCCCCATTCCTCTGGACACGTCCCACCTGGACCTGTCCGACAACTCCATCAGCTCCATCACTGACTCCATGCTGTCTGGACCAGGCTACACCACCCTGGTCAGCCttgaccttagcaacaacctgatCTCCAAGGTCAGCCCGCAGGCGTTCTCCAAACTCCGCTACCTGGAGACGCTGGACCTGAGCCAGAACGCTCTGGAGAGCCTCGGAGACGGCTGCTTCTCCGGGCTTCCGTTGGCCGACGTTGACCTCAGCGACAATAGAATGCAGGTTTTTAACCTGGATCTCTTCACCACCAGGGGCCAGGAAACCCCGATTGCTGTAGATCTTTCCAATAACCTCCTCACTGCAGTCTCCAGAAACCCGCAAAGCCACGCTCCGTTTATTAAGAGCCTGGCGCTGGCGGGAAACAGGCTGAGGATggtgcccaaacttgcaggaatTCCCCTGCAGTATCTGAGCCTGGATGGAAATCTCATCACCAGCATCGAGCAGGGCGCCTTTGAGGAGATGAAAGATCTCGTCTACCTGTCTCTCAGCGGCCTGACGGAGCTGTCGACGATACAGCCCGGCAGCTTCCGAGGCCTGAGGAACCTGCAGGTCCTGGATCTCTCCAACAACCCTCAACTCAAGGGTGTAAGCCCAGTAATGTTCAGCGGACTGACTTCCTTACAGGAGCTCAATTTGTCCAAATCTGTCGAAACACCTTTGCCTGTGACCGTCTTCGACCACATGCCAAGCATTAAAAGTTTAACTCTGGGGCCAAACATGCATTGCTGGAAGACACACAAACCGGGTCAGTTTCATAGACAGATAGGACAGGCTAAGGCTAATGATATACTTACCTGTGATGTTGCTGGAATTGTCTTATAA
- the tsku gene encoding tsukushi isoform X2, which translates to MVAFLCLTLSSLLALATAGEVKNCHPQCRCEVESYGLFDSFSLTKVDCSGVGPGTAPVPIPLDTSHLDLSDNSISSITDSMLSGPGYTTLVSLDLSNNLISKVSPQAFSKLRYLETLDLSQNALESLGDGCFSGLPLADVDLSDNRMQVFNLDLFTTRGQETPIAVDLSNNLLTAVSRNPQSHAPFIKSLALAGNRLRMVPKLAGIPLQYLSLDGNLITSIEQGAFEEMKDLVYLSLSGLTELSTIQPGSFRGLRNLQVLDLSNNPQLKGVSPVMFSGLTSLQELNLSKSVETPLPVTVFDHMPSIKSLTLGPNMHCWKTHKPGQFHRQIGQAKANDILTCDVAGIVL; encoded by the coding sequence ATGGTGGCCTTCCTGTGCCTCACCCTGTCCTCTCTGCTGGCTCTGGCGACTGCAGGAGAGGTGAAGAACTGCCACCCACAGTGCCGATGTGAGGTGGAGAGCTACGGCCTGTTCGACAGCTTCAGTTTGACCAAGGTGGACTGCAGCGGCGTGGGTCCAGGAACTGCTCCCGTCCCCATTCCTCTGGACACGTCCCACCTGGACCTGTCCGACAACTCCATCAGCTCCATCACTGACTCCATGCTGTCTGGACCAGGCTACACCACCCTGGTCAGCCttgaccttagcaacaacctgatCTCCAAGGTCAGCCCGCAGGCGTTCTCCAAACTCCGCTACCTGGAGACGCTGGACCTGAGCCAGAACGCTCTGGAGAGCCTCGGAGACGGCTGCTTCTCCGGGCTTCCGTTGGCCGACGTTGACCTCAGCGACAATAGAATGCAGGTTTTTAACCTGGATCTCTTCACCACCAGGGGCCAGGAAACCCCGATTGCTGTAGATCTTTCCAATAACCTCCTCACTGCAGTCTCCAGAAACCCGCAAAGCCACGCTCCGTTTATTAAGAGCCTGGCGCTGGCGGGAAACAGGCTGAGGATggtgcccaaacttgcaggaatTCCCCTGCAGTATCTGAGCCTGGATGGAAATCTCATCACCAGCATCGAGCAGGGCGCCTTTGAGGAGATGAAAGATCTCGTCTACCTGTCTCTCAGCGGCCTGACGGAGCTGTCGACGATACAGCCCGGCAGCTTCCGAGGCCTGAGGAACCTGCAGGTCCTGGATCTCTCCAACAACCCTCAACTCAAGGGTGTAAGCCCAGTAATGTTCAGCGGACTGACTTCCTTACAGGAGCTCAATTTGTCCAAATCTGTCGAAACACCTTTGCCTGTGACCGTCTTCGACCACATGCCAAGCATTAAAAGTTTAACTCTGGGGCCAAACATGCATTGCTGGAAGACACACAAACCGGGTCAGTTTCATAGACAGATAGGACAGGCTAAGGCTAATGATATACTTACCTGTGATGTTGCTGGAATTGTCTTATAA